DNA sequence from the Vicia villosa cultivar HV-30 ecotype Madison, WI linkage group LG3, Vvil1.0, whole genome shotgun sequence genome:
aaatagacaTAGCTTAAAAAGAGTTTTCGATAAGAGAGCGGACATTTGAGACGGTAAAATATTACTTTATCAAGCACGCATTATGCCAAGAAATGGGAAGCTTCAGGATTCAAGAGATTTGAAGCGGTTGGATTTGTgattttgaattaaatatttgtaGAATTATGTCGACACACAAATTTCTCAATAATAGAGAGCAAAAAGCACTATGTCCGTTAAATGCAAAAATGCTTGCCTGATAAGCACTGTCAAAGAAAGGCAATAGAGATTTTGATCTTATGAGCTGTCTAATCTGCTCCCACTGTTCAAGTGTTGGATCAACACCCGTGGGGTTGTGTGCGCATGCATGTAGCAAAACAACAGATCCAGATGGGGCAGAACCAAGATCCTCTAGAAGTCCTATAAGgaacaaggaaataaaaaaatattaaataaaatctaaCTATGTTATTGAATATTTATCATGATGGATGTTGGGACACACATGAATATTGATACAAATTAGAAATTAAGGAATAGCTTTCCACAGGTTGATACAATAATTCTAACCTTGGAAGTCAAGCCCCCGTGTTGCTGGAGCATAGTAGCGATATGTTTTGACAGTTAAACCTGCCAAGGAAAAAATCTTTGTATGATTTCCCCAAGTAGGTAGTGGCAAGTATATAATCCGCTGAAAAGATCAATGGAATCAAAACAAGGTAAGCCCAACGATACACACAGCAATATCAGCCAAAAGTTATAGAGGGGAGAAAAAAATTAAGGACGTAGAACTTTACTTGGTGATAGTGCTTAGCCAAAAATTCACCCCCAACTCTTAAAGAACCAGTACCGGATAAGCCTTGAACAGTGCTAACCCTGTTCGCTTGAATAGCAGGGCTATATTCAAAAGAGTTAGCAAAATAACAGTTAGGAACAGAGTGGTAAGAAGAATATTTACATACAAGAAATGACAGATTAACCAAGAAAAGTTAAAATTATAACAACAAGTTTCAATTGTTAACCTGTCTGCACCAAAAATAAGCTTGGCACTCAATTTGTTAAAATCAGCTAGCCCAACAATTGGAATATACTCCTTATTGCGTGACCTGAAAACAATGTAGAACGGAACTTTATATAAAACTCAAATAAATGTTACTCTTTGGAAATGAGCAAAAAAAAAGCATAGTGAATCTTTGGAAATGAGCAAAAAAAAGCATAGTGAATCAGGTACTAACAAGTCGTTCAACAGTTGGTGTTCAACTCGCCTCACTACATCCAACACAAGGGGTTTACCTTCCTGGTAAACAGAACAAATGATAGTATTAGTATAATTCACAAGTCACAAGGAATATGTAGAATTTCAAAACTTGTCTTACAACTTTAATTGACCTTTTCATTGTTCATCAACTCATTATGTCTTAACATTTATTTTCAGTGGCCAAATTATGCAAATGATGATTATGTATTTGTACTACTACCTCTGTTTGAAAATTAGTAGTGGTGTAGGGTTCTTAACCAGATTAAAAAATAcattgaagttgtaaaagaaacatatatatttttactaAACTAACCCTATTAAGTATTAACTATTGATAAGTTTCAACATCATAAATATGCCAAGCAAAATACAATAGAAttgaaaaaatgaattaattctatcttgaaaaatgattttttttttcaaatgacattcactttaaaatatttttttattaaagtgaAACTCATTGTAAAACTGAAACGGATAGagtatataaatacatacattaCATATCTTCATGTGATTTAAATTCAAACACCTATACATGTGATTTAAATTCAAACACCTATACATGTGATTCACATTCAATTTTTTCCAGTTTTCAAATTATCATCTGTGTTGATATTTAACTGATGGTGTGTGGATGATTCATTGTCCCAAATAATGAAGAACTATAGTCGAAAAGAAATATGAGCCTAACCTCAGTTCGGTAAGCACCAACCCCCAAATTGAGCTTAATAGGACTTTGATCTTTGTTGTAAGCAACAGTTACCTATTTTttcaacacacaaaaaaaaattaaaaaaacaaagagGTAAGATAACAGAGCAATCATCAGGTCACTATCAAATTTGCCTAAGCTTCACAAGTCACAACGCAACAAAAACAATTCTAATACGTAACATACCAAAACCATCATCATCAGAAACGTGACGCTATGAAATTCAAATcgtaaacaaaatcaaaatactaCAAGGAACCGATCAATCataatctcaaataaataaacaataactGAAACGAAATTAATAAAATTACAGAATCGGTTTAATCGAAGTTGTACAGTAACGATCACGATCCAAACGCGATCTAAAATTCGGAGGATCAAAAAGCATGAAAAAATTACGATCTGATAATCGGAAAGAGAAGAAGAACCGTTACCCCGAGGATAGGATCTTCAGGAGCTTGAACGATGTGAGCGAAAACGGAATCGGAAGAAGCGGTTGGAGAAGGAGAAATGTGAGAAGCCATTTGATTTTGATCTGGAAAATCAGAAAGGTGTCTGGCGAGAGTGTTTAGCCTGCGATCGGTAggagaagaataagaaggagaAAAGGTGGTGGAAGGTTC
Encoded proteins:
- the LOC131660022 gene encoding aspartate aminotransferase 1-like, which translates into the protein MRPPVILEPSTTFSPSYSSPTDRRLNTLARHLSDFPDQNQMASHISPSPTASSDSVFAHIVQAPEDPILGVTVAYNKDQSPIKLNLGVGAYRTEEGKPLVLDVVRRVEHQLLNDLSRNKEYIPIVGLADFNKLSAKLIFGADSPAIQANRVSTVQGLSGTGSLRVGGEFLAKHYHQRIIYLPLPTWGNHTKIFSLAGLTVKTYRYYAPATRGLDFQGLLEDLGSAPSGSVVLLHACAHNPTGVDPTLEQWEQIRQLIRSKSLLPFFDSAYQGFASGSLDADAQPIRLFVADGGELLAAQSYAKNMGLYGERVGALNIVSKSADVASRVESQLKLVIRPMYSSPPIHGASIVAAILKDRDLYNDWTIELKAMADRIISMRQQLFDALRARGTPGDWSHIIKQIGMFTFTGLNPEQVSFMTKEYHIYMTSDGRISMAGLSSRTVPHLADAIHAAVTRVA